From Candidatus Saganbacteria bacterium, a single genomic window includes:
- the metG gene encoding methionine--tRNA ligase: MKSKYYITTPVYYVNDVPHIGHSYTQIAADVLARWKRSQGYKVFFLTGTDEHGMKIAQAAAEAGRSPKEHVDIMAQKFIEAWKKLGITYDGFIRTTDSRHEETVQKIFEKLHEKGDIYLSEYEGWYCAQCESYWTAFQLDGKENCPDCGRPVKNTKEEAYFFKLSKYQDGLLKYIESHSDFICPQSRRNEVMRFIESGLKDINVSRTNFSWGVTVPFDPKHVIYVWFDALINYISAIGYTWDEERFKKLWPADLHLMGKEIVRFHAVIWPAMLMALDLPLPEKVFGHGWWTVEGGKMSKSKGNVVDPIALSQEFGLDGVRYFLIREVPFGVDGDYSRENLIKRYNADLANDLGNLLSRTLTMIEKYFDGKVPSQKNDKMNGLDREMTELIKDTPRKYAICMDKIALTEALSCIFDLISLSNNYIEKQAPWSLAKNGKKEELSTVLGNLFEVLKVVSDLIAPFMPSTCVEMKKQLGLEPGSEKINKGKPLFPRIEKQD, from the coding sequence ATGAAGTCTAAATACTACATTACAACACCCGTTTATTACGTGAATGATGTGCCCCATATCGGGCATAGTTATACTCAAATTGCTGCGGATGTACTTGCGAGATGGAAGAGAAGCCAGGGATATAAGGTGTTCTTTTTGACCGGGACCGACGAACATGGCATGAAAATTGCTCAGGCAGCAGCAGAAGCGGGCAGGTCGCCGAAAGAGCATGTGGACATAATGGCACAAAAGTTCATCGAAGCGTGGAAAAAACTGGGCATAACTTACGACGGTTTTATCAGGACCACGGACAGCCGTCACGAGGAGACCGTGCAGAAGATATTCGAGAAACTTCATGAAAAAGGCGATATATATTTAAGCGAGTACGAAGGGTGGTATTGCGCTCAGTGCGAATCGTACTGGACGGCTTTCCAGCTTGACGGAAAAGAAAACTGTCCGGATTGCGGAAGACCCGTGAAAAATACGAAAGAAGAAGCCTACTTCTTCAAACTGTCAAAATATCAGGACGGGCTGCTCAAATATATTGAAAGCCACAGCGACTTTATCTGCCCTCAGTCAAGAAGGAACGAGGTCATGCGTTTCATCGAGAGCGGGCTCAAGGACATCAATGTGAGCAGGACCAATTTTTCGTGGGGTGTCACGGTGCCATTTGACCCTAAGCATGTCATATATGTGTGGTTCGACGCGCTGATAAACTATATTTCCGCCATAGGCTATACATGGGACGAAGAAAGATTCAAAAAACTATGGCCCGCGGACCTTCATCTCATGGGAAAAGAGATCGTGAGATTCCATGCCGTCATCTGGCCGGCGATGCTGATGGCTCTGGACCTGCCGTTGCCTGAAAAAGTATTCGGACACGGCTGGTGGACGGTCGAGGGCGGCAAGATGAGCAAATCAAAAGGCAACGTTGTCGATCCGATAGCCCTGTCACAGGAATTCGGCCTTGACGGCGTGAGATATTTTCTGATAAGGGAAGTGCCTTTCGGAGTTGACGGCGATTATTCAAGGGAAAATCTGATAAAACGCTATAATGCCGATCTCGCGAACGATCTTGGCAATCTTTTGAGCAGGACGCTGACAATGATAGAGAAATATTTTGACGGGAAAGTCCCTTCTCAAAAAAACGATAAAATGAACGGTCTGGACAGGGAGATGACAGAGCTAATCAAAGACACGCCGAGAAAATATGCAATATGCATGGACAAGATCGCTTTGACCGAGGCGCTGTCGTGTATATTCGACCTGATAAGTCTTTCAAACAATTATATTGAGAAACAGGCTCCCTGGTCTCTTGCAAAGAACGGTAAAAAAGAAGAGCTCTCAACAGTCCTCGGCAATCTGTTCGAGGTCTTGAAGGTGGTATCCGACCTGATAGCGCCTTTCATGCCCTCAACCTGCGTGGAAATGAAAAAACAGCTTGGCCTTGAACCGGGTTCAGAAAAGATCAATAAAGGAAAACCGCTTTTTCCCAGGATCGAAAAACAGGACTAA
- a CDS encoding TatD family hydrolase: protein MYIDTHAHLTMDEFTDLPEVLKRAKDNGVTKIINASFDLESSKKSVSLAKEHDMIFASVGIHPHHADFVDDASINGLRELAANNKVVAIGETGLDYFENPVPKEVQKKAFARHIELAKELGLPLIFHGRDADGDMIEIIKEHGQGRIKGVFHCFSSDREFAAKVLEMGLMVSFTAVITFKNAHNVRTVAGYVPLESIMLETDCPYLAPQAMRGKRNEPSYVRSVAEKLAEIKNIPVEIIAERTSRNAEAFFKLS, encoded by the coding sequence ATGTATATCGACACTCACGCGCATCTTACGATGGATGAATTTACCGACCTCCCTGAAGTCCTGAAGAGAGCAAAGGACAACGGCGTCACTAAAATAATAAATGCTTCCTTTGATCTCGAATCGTCAAAAAAAAGTGTTAGTCTGGCAAAAGAGCATGACATGATCTTTGCCTCGGTGGGGATACATCCTCATCACGCGGACTTTGTCGATGACGCGTCTATAAACGGATTAAGAGAGCTTGCCGCAAATAATAAAGTCGTGGCTATAGGAGAGACGGGGCTTGATTATTTTGAGAACCCGGTACCTAAAGAAGTTCAGAAAAAAGCTTTTGCCCGACATATCGAGCTGGCAAAAGAGCTCGGTCTCCCGCTTATCTTCCACGGCAGGGACGCGGACGGCGACATGATCGAGATCATAAAAGAACACGGCCAGGGCAGGATCAAAGGTGTATTCCACTGTTTTTCTTCAGACAGGGAGTTTGCCGCAAAGGTCCTGGAAATGGGGTTAATGGTATCTTTCACCGCGGTGATAACGTTCAAGAACGCTCACAATGTGCGGACAGTGGCCGGATATGTGCCGCTTGAGAGTATCATGCTCGAGACCGACTGTCCGTATCTTGCGCCGCAGGCGATGCGGGGAAAAAGGAACGAGCCGTCTTATGTCCGGTCCGTTGCGGAAAAACTGGCCGAAATAAAAAATATCCCGGTCGAAATTATAGCCGAAAGAACTTCAAGAAACGCCGAGGCGTTTTTTAAACTTTCCTAA
- a CDS encoding type II secretion system F family protein: MKQLSIKEQIKICRQMSRLIKGGVPLAKALGIADIPEKAAEMIMDGKAVSDSIEQYFSRDVIDLVRIGERTGELDTMFLKAAQILERKKEFRSKLTKALAYPLIVLSASLMTLIGFIVVGIPKMNEIFISFGMPPPRSLAVMSNISKMTPLIGIVIIFAISVLSFCTSKGMFRRELEFVKYNIPFFGKIAAKLETSMICRNISMLLRSGMPFLEALGHAEKSVKPVTYKSALQKVAEKISSGCTPSDAFRGEKCFDSDMTRILAAAQESACLEDVLEGSADILEEEAHENIKAATLLVEPLSTVLVGAVVGFVVIQMFSPMMKIMGSL, encoded by the coding sequence ATGAAACAATTATCCATAAAAGAACAGATCAAGATATGCAGGCAGATGTCGCGGCTTATCAAGGGAGGCGTGCCGCTCGCAAAGGCTCTTGGTATCGCCGATATTCCGGAAAAAGCGGCAGAGATGATAATGGACGGAAAGGCCGTCTCAGATTCGATAGAGCAGTACTTTTCCCGGGATGTAATTGACCTGGTCAGAATAGGAGAGAGGACAGGGGAGCTGGACACAATGTTCCTGAAAGCCGCGCAGATCCTCGAAAGAAAAAAAGAATTTAGAAGCAAACTGACAAAAGCATTAGCTTATCCGCTGATAGTACTTTCGGCAAGCCTTATGACGCTTATAGGTTTCATAGTTGTAGGCATCCCCAAAATGAACGAGATATTTATTTCTTTCGGGATGCCGCCGCCAAGATCGCTGGCAGTCATGAGCAATATCTCAAAGATGACGCCTCTGATCGGAATTGTCATTATCTTTGCGATATCGGTGTTGTCATTCTGCACCAGCAAAGGGATGTTCCGCAGGGAGTTGGAATTCGTTAAATATAATATCCCTTTCTTCGGGAAGATCGCGGCAAAACTGGAGACTTCCATGATCTGCAGGAACATTTCCATGCTTCTGAGGTCCGGGATGCCGTTCCTGGAAGCGCTCGGGCATGCCGAAAAATCCGTAAAGCCGGTCACATATAAAAGCGCGCTCCAAAAAGTAGCCGAAAAAATATCGTCCGGCTGCACGCCGTCGGATGCTTTCAGGGGCGAAAAGTGTTTTGACAGCGATATGACAAGGATCCTTGCTGCCGCGCAGGAATCCGCCTGCCTTGAAGATGTTTTAGAAGGATCCGCCGACATCCTTGAAGAAGAGGCGCACGAGAACATAAAAGCCGCTACCCTGCTCGTCGAACCGTTGTCGACAGTACTGGTAGGAGCGGTCGTCGGCTTTGTGGTGATACAGATGTTCTCTCCGATGATGAAGATAATGGGAAGTTTATAA
- a CDS encoding ABC transporter permease, which translates to MKNFFKNRLAVFGLTILILIAFAAVLAPVMSPFDPGDLGSTALQAPSAVHLFGTDDFGRDIFSRALYGARVSLAVGFIAVSIAVVLGLLFGAVAGFFGGFVDSVIMRFIDIMLSFPSIFLLLSIQVMLKPSIYNVMIVIGLTSWMGVARLVRAEILSVKERPYIDAAKAIGASNLRIIFRHVLPNAMHPVIVAGTLGIAGAILTESALSFLGLGVQPPYSSWGNMLQDSQAYLRDAWWMAFIPGCLILLTVLCIYLVGEGLREAMDPRSC; encoded by the coding sequence ATGAAAAACTTCTTTAAAAACAGGCTGGCGGTTTTCGGACTGACAATCCTTATTTTGATAGCATTTGCGGCGGTTCTTGCGCCGGTAATGAGCCCGTTCGATCCGGGAGATCTCGGCAGTACCGCGCTGCAGGCACCTTCGGCCGTCCATCTTTTCGGGACAGACGATTTTGGCAGGGATATCTTTTCGAGGGCGCTCTACGGGGCAAGGGTCTCTCTTGCCGTCGGATTTATCGCGGTATCGATCGCGGTAGTGCTCGGGCTTTTGTTCGGAGCGGTAGCCGGATTTTTCGGAGGCTTCGTCGATTCCGTCATAATGCGGTTTATAGATATAATGTTGTCATTTCCGTCGATATTTCTGCTGCTGTCGATACAAGTCATGCTCAAGCCGAGCATATATAACGTAATGATCGTAATAGGGCTTACTTCCTGGATGGGAGTCGCGAGGCTTGTGAGAGCAGAGATCCTCTCCGTAAAAGAACGCCCTTATATAGATGCCGCAAAGGCCATAGGCGCTTCAAATTTAAGGATAATATTCAGGCATGTACTGCCGAACGCAATGCACCCTGTCATCGTGGCAGGGACGCTCGGGATAGCGGGCGCGATACTCACCGAATCCGCTTTGAGCTTTTTAGGCCTCGGGGTCCAGCCGCCGTATTCTTCATGGGGGAACATGCTGCAGGACTCGCAGGCTTATCTCAGGGACGCGTGGTGGATGGCTTTTATCCCGGGTTGCCTGATATTGCTGACGGTGCTGTGTATCTATTTGGTCGGAGAGGGACTGAGGGAAGCCATGGACCCGAGATCATGCTGA
- a CDS encoding ABC transporter permease, whose translation MGKYLLKRLLILIPLLIGISLISFFVMHLAPGDPTALFTDPNVKPQELARIRVNWGLDKPVAVQYFYWLGNALRGDLGTAYLINRPVTEVIFERLPATLLLMGTSILLTVFLAVPLGVISALKKNKLFDHVVTVFSFVGMSMPSFWLALMLMLLFSVNLNILPATGMYDPLMKAPSLFSRSSDLLRHMALPVMTMVIISLAGITRYTRASMIEVLGQNYIKAARAKGLPERTVLFKHALRNAMLPLITLVGMMLPDLFAGAFIIETIFAWPGMGRLGVTAVFSRNYPVIMGVVMISAFLIVIGNLLADLCYAAADPRIKIEK comes from the coding sequence ATGGGAAAATATTTATTGAAGCGGCTGTTAATTCTTATCCCTTTATTGATAGGCATATCTTTGATCTCGTTCTTTGTGATGCATCTTGCTCCCGGAGACCCGACAGCGCTGTTCACAGACCCGAATGTAAAGCCTCAGGAGCTTGCAAGAATAAGGGTCAACTGGGGTCTTGATAAACCGGTCGCCGTACAATATTTCTACTGGCTGGGCAATGCCCTGAGGGGGGATCTCGGGACAGCCTATCTTATAAACCGCCCTGTGACAGAAGTGATATTTGAAAGACTGCCCGCGACTTTGCTTCTTATGGGGACTTCCATATTATTAACGGTCTTTCTCGCGGTGCCGCTGGGAGTGATATCCGCGTTAAAGAAAAACAAACTGTTTGACCATGTCGTTACGGTATTTTCTTTCGTCGGCATGTCGATGCCTTCGTTCTGGCTTGCGCTGATGCTGATGTTGTTATTTTCGGTGAATCTTAATATCCTCCCTGCTACGGGCATGTACGACCCGCTTATGAAAGCGCCATCATTATTTTCAAGGTCTTCAGATCTCTTAAGGCATATGGCGCTTCCCGTAATGACAATGGTCATAATAAGCCTGGCTGGGATAACGCGTTATACAAGGGCGAGCATGATAGAAGTGCTGGGGCAGAACTATATAAAAGCGGCAAGGGCCAAAGGGTTACCCGAAAGAACGGTCCTTTTTAAGCATGCTTTAAGGAACGCGATGCTGCCGCTCATCACTTTGGTTGGGATGATGCTTCCGGACCTTTTTGCCGGAGCATTCATCATTGAGACGATATTTGCCTGGCCGGGGATGGGACGCCTTGGCGTGACAGCGGTCTTTTCCAGGAACTATCCGGTGATAATGGGTGTCGTGATGATATCGGCATTTTTGATAGTTATCGGTAACCTCCTTGCGGACCTGTGCTATGCCGCTGCGGATCCGAGGATCAAAATAGAAAAATGA
- a CDS encoding transporter — MILFSVIFLIFIIFAVLMYLNKVPALIALPVMAVLIAFVSGLSPADVSTKVIADGATRLSTPIIVIIFGSMLSQFVSRSGIAETLIKKVAELSGDNPFLVSIVLTAVVAVLFSVLGGLGSVIMVATIVLPIMLSIGLPRIVTGCVFLIGMSLGGIFNLINWQLYISVLGLSQDQIFRFAIPLGLCFSVVTVLFLFIEIKRHGTSIGWTEKTEEERPKFVSWYAALTPVIPLVLVLGFSVYNILAKPANPYEFPIITAMVIGLLYGFLTTLRKDSVNLLSRSIYEGINSVGPAVALIIGIGMLLNAVMNPNVTSSLSPVLVKILPSSPLYYVLFFAVLSPLTLYRGPLNIWGMGAGLIGLMVTSNVMPPVAIMAALMSVGQIQGVCDPTNTQNVWIANYLNINVQDILKRTILYIWILAVAGLAIAAFRYF, encoded by the coding sequence ATGATACTTTTTTCTGTCATCTTCCTTATCTTCATCATTTTCGCCGTCCTTATGTACCTGAACAAAGTCCCGGCCTTGATAGCACTCCCGGTGATGGCGGTCCTGATAGCTTTTGTCTCGGGCCTGTCGCCGGCCGATGTCTCGACAAAAGTGATCGCTGACGGCGCGACGCGTCTGAGCACACCGATAATCGTCATTATTTTCGGTTCCATGCTCTCACAGTTCGTGAGCAGGTCCGGCATCGCGGAAACACTTATAAAGAAAGTCGCCGAACTATCGGGCGACAATCCTTTTCTTGTGTCAATAGTCCTCACCGCGGTGGTGGCGGTGCTTTTTTCGGTCCTCGGAGGGCTTGGCTCGGTGATAATGGTCGCGACGATAGTGCTTCCTATAATGCTTTCGATCGGGCTGCCCAGGATAGTCACAGGTTGTGTCTTTCTGATCGGGATGAGCCTTGGCGGGATATTCAACCTGATCAACTGGCAGCTTTATATAAGCGTCCTGGGGCTTTCGCAGGACCAGATATTCAGGTTCGCGATACCTCTGGGCCTGTGTTTTTCTGTTGTCACGGTGCTGTTCCTTTTCATAGAAATAAAAAGGCACGGGACTTCGATAGGATGGACAGAAAAAACTGAGGAAGAAAGACCAAAGTTCGTTTCCTGGTACGCGGCCCTGACGCCCGTGATACCTCTGGTCCTTGTACTTGGCTTTTCGGTCTACAATATTTTAGCAAAACCCGCAAATCCTTATGAATTCCCAATAATAACAGCGATGGTGATCGGGCTTTTATACGGATTCCTGACGACACTCAGGAAAGACAGCGTAAATCTCCTGAGCAGATCTATATATGAAGGGATCAACTCTGTCGGCCCTGCCGTCGCTTTGATAATAGGGATCGGCATGCTTCTCAATGCAGTGATGAACCCGAATGTCACGTCATCTCTTTCCCCCGTGCTGGTAAAGATACTTCCCTCAAGCCCGCTGTATTATGTCCTGTTCTTTGCAGTGCTTTCACCGCTCACACTGTACAGGGGACCGTTGAATATCTGGGGAATGGGCGCGGGACTTATCGGGCTCATGGTCACCTCAAATGTCATGCCTCCCGTAGCTATAATGGCGGCCCTGATGAGCGTCGGCCAGATACAGGGCGTATGCGACCCGACTAACACGCAGAACGTCTGGATAGCGAATTATTTGAACATCAACGTCCAGGATATCCTGAAAAGGACGATATTATACATATGGATATTGGCGGTAGCCGGACTTGCAATAGCGGCCTTCAGATATTTCTAA
- a CDS encoding peptide-binding protein, giving the protein MKTAVKAIFILILLGILGCRQTTSLCENNTAANDGKTKIDKNGTLVFCLGGEISILNPVLSSDSSSSAVEGPIYSGLTKVNERLEIIPDLARKWTVSKDGRVYIFYLRDDVLWHDGKKFTAQDVKFTFNSILDPKVNSVRRGDYMIDGKPIKFNVAGPYIMQAILPKPFAPFLASMGMGILPGHILRGKDINSASFNQHPVGTGPFIFKEWVSGDHVTLVRNEKYYGGSPLLSSVLFKIIPDENSRLIALEAGEVDESDIPPKDYSRIKKMPGVNVFEYDSLTYTYLGLNLTNPLFKDKKVRQALAYATDKSQLADLIFRGLAAPAYSPSAPVSWVYENNVNKYRYDLKKAERLLNEAGWKYADDGKRRMKNGKLLEFTILVNQGNKEREKAAVVLQWQYKKIGVKVDIRVMEWSALLKIINSPKDPKNFDSVIIGWSLGIDPDSYSIWHSSQYPSGLNFIKYNNKEVDRLLELGRVTVAKEKRKEIYQKLQRIIADDQPYIFLWYPKSVVAVSNRVGGLSKPGPAGLFLNIEKVFVRNK; this is encoded by the coding sequence TTGAAAACAGCAGTAAAAGCAATATTTATCCTGATCTTATTAGGCATCCTGGGATGCCGTCAGACGACAAGTTTATGTGAAAACAATACAGCCGCCAACGACGGAAAAACAAAAATCGATAAGAACGGCACTCTGGTCTTCTGTCTTGGCGGCGAGATATCCATTCTCAACCCGGTACTGTCTTCCGACAGCTCTTCTTCGGCTGTCGAGGGGCCCATATATTCGGGCCTTACAAAAGTGAACGAACGCCTTGAAATAATCCCGGACCTTGCAAGGAAGTGGACCGTTTCAAAAGACGGGAGGGTCTACATTTTCTATTTAAGGGATGATGTCTTATGGCATGACGGCAAAAAATTCACCGCGCAGGACGTCAAATTCACCTTTAATTCCATCCTTGACCCGAAAGTAAATTCGGTCCGCAGGGGCGATTACATGATCGACGGAAAGCCGATAAAGTTCAATGTTGCCGGACCTTATATAATGCAAGCCATACTTCCCAAACCGTTCGCTCCTTTTCTTGCGAGCATGGGCATGGGCATTCTTCCGGGGCATATTTTGCGCGGAAAGGACATCAACTCGGCCTCTTTCAACCAGCATCCGGTAGGGACAGGGCCTTTCATTTTTAAAGAATGGGTGTCGGGGGACCATGTGACACTGGTGAGGAATGAAAAATACTACGGAGGCAGCCCTCTTCTTTCATCGGTATTATTTAAGATAATCCCCGACGAGAATTCAAGGCTTATCGCACTTGAAGCCGGCGAAGTCGATGAAAGCGATATTCCTCCCAAAGACTATTCGAGGATAAAAAAAATGCCGGGGGTGAACGTCTTTGAGTACGATTCACTGACATATACCTATTTGGGGCTCAATCTCACAAACCCGCTGTTCAAGGATAAAAAAGTCCGGCAAGCCCTCGCTTATGCGACGGATAAATCCCAGCTTGCAGATCTTATTTTCCGCGGCCTCGCGGCACCCGCGTACAGCCCAAGCGCGCCTGTCTCCTGGGTCTATGAAAATAATGTGAATAAATACCGGTATGACCTCAAGAAAGCGGAGAGATTACTCAATGAAGCGGGATGGAAATACGCGGATGACGGCAAACGGCGCATGAAGAACGGGAAGCTTCTTGAGTTCACAATTCTCGTCAACCAGGGAAACAAGGAAAGGGAGAAAGCCGCTGTCGTTCTTCAGTGGCAGTACAAGAAGATCGGCGTGAAAGTGGACATCAGAGTGATGGAATGGAGCGCGCTTCTTAAGATAATCAATTCTCCCAAGGACCCGAAAAATTTTGACAGCGTGATCATCGGATGGTCGCTCGGGATAGATCCCGACTCGTACAGCATCTGGCATTCAAGCCAGTATCCATCCGGCTTGAATTTCATTAAATACAATAATAAAGAAGTTGACAGACTTTTAGAGCTTGGCAGGGTAACGGTGGCAAAAGAAAAAAGAAAAGAAATATATCAAAAACTTCAAAGGATCATAGCAGACGACCAGCCGTACATATTCTTATGGTATCCGAAAAGTGTGGTGGCGGTATCAAACAGGGTAGGGGGGCTTTCAAAGCCGGGGCCGGCAGGGTTGTTTTTAAATATCGAGAAGGTGTTCGTGAGAAACAAATAA
- a CDS encoding type II secretion system protein gives MKRKKGFTLIELLVVIGIIGMLAAFLLPTFVGVQDKAKEAGVKSVMHSVQLAVESYNMENETFPIATEIPIKTLYENYLSAIGYTTVPKNPFTGKAYAASDTAGKIIYTYDAAKNGYTITGYKKNGTSKVQELTNLD, from the coding sequence GTGAAGAGAAAAAAAGGTTTCACTTTGATAGAACTTCTGGTAGTGATAGGGATCATCGGAATGCTTGCCGCGTTTTTACTGCCGACTTTTGTAGGCGTGCAGGATAAAGCAAAGGAAGCCGGAGTGAAATCGGTGATGCATTCCGTGCAGCTGGCCGTAGAATCCTATAATATGGAGAACGAGACGTTCCCCATCGCAACGGAGATTCCGATAAAGACTCTTTACGAAAATTATCTTAGCGCAATAGGGTACACCACGGTTCCCAAAAACCCTTTTACCGGAAAAGCTTATGCCGCGTCAGATACCGCTGGGAAAATAATTTACACGTATGATGCGGCAAAGAACGGCTACACGATCACGGGATATAAAAAGAACGGGACATCAAAAGTGCAGGAACTGACGAACCTGGACTGA
- a CDS encoding phosphodiester glycosidase family protein, giving the protein MKTIYIIFIIAMCLFLLGGGVSFGQSGSVTYEHLTVRGFPVDVVKVDLKDPHITVTPVMSKQFPAAPESFEKMVAREDPVAAINGNFFCKRTYKPVGDVVINGELVHFGGLGTAMGITEDNNIEFITVEKYRHMNWGRYKTVISCGPKLLEEGRVIVDARAEGFKDPNLFTRRNRSAVGVTWDKNLLFVTINSGVLFEELAVVMKDLGCKDAMNLDGGSSSGLYYRGQTLTSPSGPLPDILVVQEREFAPNVLISMKEKMLQGEKRVEILSSVTMVMNKDKFLVKGAKDGKVFLIMRFESPNIFEAPQIGAKITATENKITVKFPIEKLIDAIKQDKTQ; this is encoded by the coding sequence ATGAAAACGATATATATTATCTTTATAATAGCAATGTGCCTATTCCTTTTAGGAGGCGGCGTATCGTTTGGCCAATCAGGGTCAGTCACATATGAACACCTTACGGTAAGGGGATTTCCCGTGGATGTGGTCAAGGTCGACCTTAAGGATCCCCATATCACCGTGACTCCGGTCATGTCCAAGCAGTTCCCTGCGGCGCCGGAATCATTCGAAAAAATGGTCGCCCGTGAAGACCCGGTAGCGGCAATAAACGGCAATTTCTTCTGCAAGAGGACATATAAACCTGTAGGGGATGTGGTGATAAACGGTGAGCTTGTCCATTTCGGGGGGCTCGGTACAGCCATGGGCATCACAGAGGACAATAACATCGAATTCATCACCGTGGAAAAGTACCGCCACATGAACTGGGGTCGCTACAAAACGGTCATCTCCTGCGGTCCTAAGCTTCTTGAAGAAGGCAGGGTCATCGTTGACGCGCGGGCGGAGGGCTTTAAAGATCCCAACCTTTTTACGAGGAGAAACAGAAGCGCGGTAGGCGTCACATGGGATAAGAACCTTCTTTTTGTTACTATTAATTCAGGGGTTTTATTCGAGGAACTGGCTGTTGTAATGAAGGACCTCGGCTGCAAGGACGCGATGAATCTTGACGGCGGCTCCTCAAGCGGGCTCTATTACCGAGGCCAGACCCTGACAAGCCCGTCAGGCCCGCTGCCCGACATACTTGTTGTCCAGGAAAGAGAGTTCGCGCCCAACGTCCTGATATCGATGAAAGAAAAAATGCTCCAGGGCGAGAAGAGGGTCGAGATACTTTCTTCAGTCACGATGGTCATGAACAAGGATAAGTTCCTGGTAAAAGGAGCAAAAGACGGCAAAGTGTTCCTCATCATGAGGTTTGAAAGCCCTAACATATTCGAGGCGCCGCAAATAGGCGCAAAGATAACGGCAACAGAAAATAAGATCACCGTGAAATTCCCGATCGAGAAACTCATAGACGCCATTAAACAAGACAAGACCCAGTAA